One window of Herpetosiphon gulosus genomic DNA carries:
- a CDS encoding HD domain-containing phosphohydrolase produces MNNPATILIIDDLAVARASMNAVLQGEGYHLVFAENGLSGIAQALELLPDTILLDVMMPDMDGFEVCRQIRANPLLAEIPVVMVTALDDRESRLQGLRAGADDFLSKPIDSLELKTRLQTITRLNRYRRLQDERRQVERLNQEIIDAYNAGIEAWSRALDLRDKETEGHSKRVTEMTVRIAEALGITGDDLTQIWRGALLHDIGKMGIPDAILHKPGPLTAEEWVIMQKHPTYAYELLRPIHYLEPALDIPYCHHEKWDGSGYPRGLQAEEIPLAARIFALADVWDALRSDRPYRAGWPVEQIREHIAGLAGSHFDPALVPLFLQLVEEAPQPVLLQHYAPATLR; encoded by the coding sequence GTGAATAATCCTGCAACAATCCTCATCATTGACGATCTCGCAGTTGCACGCGCTAGTATGAATGCTGTGCTTCAAGGTGAGGGTTATCACTTAGTTTTTGCTGAAAATGGCCTATCGGGGATTGCCCAAGCCCTCGAATTATTGCCAGATACAATTTTGCTTGACGTAATGATGCCAGACATGGATGGTTTTGAGGTTTGTCGCCAAATTCGCGCTAACCCATTGCTCGCCGAAATTCCGGTGGTTATGGTAACCGCCTTGGATGATCGTGAGTCGCGCTTGCAAGGCTTGCGAGCCGGGGCCGACGATTTTCTGAGCAAGCCGATCGATAGTCTTGAACTAAAAACCCGCTTGCAAACGATCACCCGCTTGAATCGTTATCGCCGTTTGCAAGATGAACGTCGCCAAGTCGAGCGCCTGAATCAAGAAATTATCGATGCCTATAATGCGGGAATTGAGGCTTGGTCGCGGGCTTTAGATTTGCGTGATAAAGAAACCGAGGGCCATAGCAAGCGCGTGACCGAAATGACTGTGCGAATTGCCGAGGCTTTGGGAATTACTGGCGACGATCTGACCCAAATTTGGCGTGGTGCGTTGCTGCACGACATCGGTAAAATGGGCATTCCCGATGCAATTTTACATAAGCCTGGTCCATTGACTGCCGAAGAATGGGTTATCATGCAAAAACACCCAACTTATGCCTACGAGCTGCTGCGGCCAATCCATTATTTGGAGCCAGCCTTAGATATTCCCTATTGTCACCACGAAAAATGGGATGGTAGTGGCTACCCGCGAGGGTTGCAAGCTGAAGAAATTCCTTTGGCGGCGCGAATTTTTGCCTTGGCTGATGTGTGGGATGCCTTGCGGTCCGACCGACCATACCGTGCAGGCTGGCCGGTCGAACAAATTCGTGAACATATTGCTGGTTTGGCGGGCAGCCATTTTGATCCAGCTTTAGTGCCACTGTTTCTACAATTAGTTGAAGAAGCGCCTCAGCCTGTGTTGTTGCAACATTATGCCCCAGCTACGCTTCGCTAG
- a CDS encoding slipin family protein encodes MGDFGGIALIFIAVILFFFLISAIKIIPEYEKGVIFRLGRLVGVRGPGLFFVIPMLERMFRIDTRVITMDVPAQEVITRDNVTIRVNAVLYFLVIDPGRAVVNVMDYIRATMQIAQTTLRSVVGQFELDEMLSQREQINHRLQQIIDEQTEPWGIKVNIVEIKDVELPQSMQRAMAKQAEAEREKRAKIIHADGEFQASKRLAEAADVISREPVTLQLRYLQTLTEIAVEKNSTLVFPLPIDLIRPFIDRAYSGVQNDHYSEGGKKPNEARPADGQRRGLFDPMTGLPLE; translated from the coding sequence ATGGGTGATTTTGGCGGAATTGCCTTAATTTTCATTGCGGTGATCTTATTTTTCTTTTTGATCTCTGCAATCAAAATTATTCCAGAATATGAAAAAGGCGTGATTTTTCGCTTGGGTCGGTTGGTGGGGGTGCGTGGGCCTGGGTTGTTCTTTGTGATTCCTATGCTTGAGCGTATGTTTCGGATTGATACCCGCGTGATTACGATGGACGTGCCAGCCCAAGAAGTTATTACCCGCGATAACGTGACGATTCGCGTGAATGCGGTGTTGTACTTCTTGGTGATTGATCCAGGTCGGGCAGTGGTGAATGTGATGGATTATATTCGCGCCACCATGCAAATTGCCCAAACGACCTTGCGTTCGGTCGTCGGCCAGTTTGAGCTTGATGAAATGCTTTCGCAGCGCGAACAAATTAACCATCGCTTGCAGCAAATTATCGACGAACAAACTGAGCCTTGGGGCATCAAAGTCAATATCGTTGAAATTAAAGACGTTGAATTGCCCCAATCAATGCAACGGGCGATGGCCAAACAAGCCGAAGCCGAGCGCGAAAAACGCGCCAAGATCATTCACGCCGACGGTGAATTCCAAGCTTCCAAACGTTTGGCCGAGGCTGCCGATGTGATTTCACGTGAGCCAGTGACTTTGCAATTGCGTTATTTGCAAACCTTGACCGAAATCGCGGTTGAAAAGAACTCAACCTTGGTTTTCCCATTACCAATTGATTTGATTCGACCATTTATTGATCGCGCCTATAGTGGTGTTCAGAATGATCACTATTCTGAAGGTGGTAAAAAGCCAAACGAAGCTCGACCTGCTGATGGTCAACGCCGGGGCTTGTTCGACCCAATGACCGGCTTGCCACTCGAATAA
- a CDS encoding nodulation protein NfeD — MRQLRILALIVWLSLVTLPSLSYAATDDAMCVASVSGIINPAVADYLQRSVLQAEQQACQGLVIKLNTPGGLTTSTWQIGETVLNAKVPVIVYVTPQGANAGSAGVFITYAAHIAAMSPNTNIGAAHPVGGSGSDMDNDLRDKITNDAVARITTWAKSHDRDAEWAEQAVRQSVSIGSNEALELGVINLIAQDDADLLRQLNGREITLANGNQVTLQTQASAFQPIEMTWLERLLHFLGDPTIATMLISLGSLGIYFEAANPGLGVGGFLGVIAICLGLYGLSVLPLNTVGVVLLILAFVLFAVDIFATAHGALTVGGLASFVIGALLLVDPAEAPGIIVSRALITGLGLGLAAVIGLSIWIIRRSKRVGRGASGDRLIGTIAKVRSSVAPEGTVFVEGALWQARSDDVLTVGDQAEIVGLDGLTLIVRRVAHSGR, encoded by the coding sequence ATGAGACAGCTTCGAATCCTAGCTTTAATCGTTTGGCTAAGTTTGGTAACCCTACCAAGCTTGAGTTATGCTGCGACTGACGATGCAATGTGTGTGGCTTCGGTCAGTGGCATTATCAATCCAGCGGTTGCCGATTATTTGCAACGCAGTGTGCTCCAGGCTGAACAGCAAGCATGTCAAGGTTTAGTGATTAAATTGAATACGCCTGGTGGCCTAACAACTTCAACATGGCAAATTGGCGAGACTGTGCTCAATGCCAAAGTGCCAGTGATTGTCTATGTTACGCCCCAAGGCGCGAATGCTGGTTCGGCAGGAGTCTTTATTACCTATGCTGCGCATATTGCGGCAATGTCGCCCAATACCAATATTGGCGCGGCCCATCCGGTTGGCGGTAGTGGCTCAGATATGGATAATGATTTGCGCGATAAAATTACTAACGATGCCGTTGCGCGAATCACCACTTGGGCCAAATCGCACGATCGTGATGCTGAATGGGCTGAACAAGCGGTGCGCCAAAGTGTTTCAATTGGTAGTAACGAAGCGCTTGAACTCGGTGTGATTAATCTGATTGCTCAAGATGATGCTGATTTATTGCGTCAACTCAATGGCCGCGAAATAACCTTGGCCAACGGCAATCAGGTGACATTGCAAACCCAAGCGAGTGCTTTTCAACCAATTGAAATGACGTGGCTCGAACGGCTTTTGCACTTCTTGGGCGACCCCACGATTGCCACGATGTTGATTAGCCTCGGTAGCCTTGGTATTTACTTCGAGGCGGCCAACCCAGGTTTAGGTGTAGGTGGCTTTTTGGGCGTAATCGCGATTTGCTTGGGCTTGTATGGCCTTAGCGTGTTGCCGCTCAACACGGTTGGGGTGGTGCTGCTGATTCTAGCTTTTGTACTGTTTGCAGTTGATATCTTTGCGACAGCCCATGGAGCTTTGACGGTTGGTGGCCTAGCCTCATTTGTAATCGGAGCCTTGCTGCTGGTTGATCCAGCCGAAGCACCTGGCATCATTGTCTCACGCGCTTTGATTACTGGCCTTGGCCTTGGGCTTGCAGCAGTAATTGGGCTAAGTATTTGGATTATCCGCCGCAGCAAGCGCGTTGGGCGTGGGGCCAGCGGCGATCGTTTGATTGGGACAATTGCCAAAGTTCGTTCGTCGGTTGCACCTGAGGGCACGGTATTTGTTGAAGGAGCCTTGTGGCAAGCCCGCTCCGACGATGTGTTGACTGTGGGCGATCAGGCTGAAATTGTTGGTTTAGATGGGTTAACCTTGATTGTGCGTCGCGTGGCGCATAGTGGGCGCTAA
- a CDS encoding MFS transporter: MAHSTPSLRRHSTLLVGLAYAAFISLGLPDGLTGVAWPSVRAEFGLSLDALGALVTSGTIGYLISSFSSGRVLTKIGVGWLLVLSCLATAVSLLGYGYTPTWIFMASLGILAGLGAGAIDAGLNTYAADNFNPRTLNWLHASFGLGAASGPVIMSSIISANQSWRVGYVVVGIAQLLLASAFAITRKQWQTQQPETTVEPVASATMLQTLRLPATWLSILLFFLYTGLEFCAGQWLYTLLTTSRGMPPGIAGVWVSVYWGSLTVGRLLSGVIVGRISVLSLLRLSMLAAIIGVVLFWLNFAPWLTLIGIALLGLALAPMFPSFIALTPTRMGPSHSANTIGFQIAAATLGGASITSSFGLLAAGIGIEVLGTYLFVVALALALIFEGLNRLKPAA, encoded by the coding sequence GTGGCGCATTCTACACCTTCACTTCGGCGGCATTCGACGCTTTTAGTTGGCTTGGCATATGCGGCATTTATCAGTTTAGGGCTGCCCGATGGCCTAACTGGAGTAGCATGGCCATCGGTTCGCGCAGAGTTTGGTTTATCGCTTGATGCCTTGGGTGCGTTAGTTACGAGCGGCACGATTGGCTATTTGATTTCGAGTTTTAGCAGCGGGCGGGTGTTGACCAAAATTGGCGTTGGTTGGTTGTTGGTCTTGAGTTGTCTGGCTACCGCCGTGAGTTTGCTAGGCTATGGTTATACCCCAACTTGGATTTTTATGGCGAGTTTGGGTATTTTAGCAGGCTTGGGTGCAGGCGCGATTGATGCAGGCTTGAATACCTATGCTGCTGATAATTTCAACCCACGCACGCTCAATTGGTTGCATGCTTCGTTTGGCTTGGGCGCTGCCAGCGGTCCAGTCATTATGAGTAGCATTATTAGCGCCAATCAATCATGGCGGGTTGGCTATGTGGTGGTGGGGATTGCTCAACTGCTGTTAGCTAGTGCTTTTGCGATCACCCGCAAACAATGGCAAACCCAGCAACCTGAAACGACGGTGGAACCGGTTGCAAGCGCTACGATGCTGCAAACCTTGCGTTTACCAGCGACATGGCTGAGTATTCTGCTGTTTTTCCTGTACACGGGCTTGGAATTTTGTGCGGGCCAATGGTTGTATACCCTACTCACGACTTCGCGTGGCATGCCGCCAGGCATCGCTGGGGTTTGGGTTAGTGTCTATTGGGGCAGTTTAACGGTTGGGCGTTTGCTTTCGGGCGTGATTGTTGGCCGGATCAGTGTTTTGAGTTTGCTACGTTTGAGCATGCTGGCGGCGATTATCGGCGTGGTGTTATTCTGGCTGAATTTTGCTCCGTGGCTGACCTTGATTGGGATTGCCTTGCTGGGCTTGGCGCTGGCTCCGATGTTTCCTTCGTTTATTGCCTTAACACCAACTCGCATGGGGCCAAGCCACTCGGCTAATACGATTGGTTTTCAAATTGCTGCGGCAACCTTGGGCGGAGCTTCGATTACCAGTAGCTTTGGGTTATTGGCCGCTGGGATTGGGATCGAAGTATTGGGAACGTACCTGTTTGTGGTGGCTTTGGCGCTGGCCTTGATTTTTGAGGGCTTGAATCGGCTTAAACCAGCAGCATAA
- a CDS encoding serine hydrolase, protein MKKAFLLFWVMMLAVLACGIAIYYLPASAAVTPSNSHPERTAAVTSEADPPPLVSSIPPSAWFFPERAKIGSIEIGGMTEDEALAALQAAYPNPTLTLTNPVLLEPIKLDGQQLGYQLDFAQALRDARDLAEKQIPIRLVVNASFDQQLLNQTLGDIEQAVAISPTVSYDRSVYAFVLTPGLTLDRTALVAEITQTLQLSQTDPLLIPTNPVTANLQASPEQLTAALADREAEWDGVVGISVYDMKTEQWFDYQANTVFSGMSVLKIPILLQAFLSRESFTKNQYAMIDLMIGDSDNEASNDLLAMIGDGDSLEGAYILDQTLTDILGLEYTTLAAPFESIDYLSNVQGVEIPQRGQEGARPYTDADPYVRSSPREMAQVVLAIVECSQGQGVLLEVKNSLLSPERCAEMLEILSRNKDTNKIVAGVAEGSFVAHKSGWIDDARADAGYVRDPNGDQYIVAMWIWQDTDYIDTPVSDPLLADLSRIIYTARHPQIR, encoded by the coding sequence ATGAAAAAAGCTTTTTTGCTCTTTTGGGTGATGATGCTGGCAGTTCTTGCCTGTGGAATAGCGATTTACTATCTCCCAGCAAGCGCGGCAGTCACTCCCTCCAATTCACATCCTGAACGCACTGCTGCTGTTACTTCCGAGGCTGATCCTCCACCGCTGGTTTCCTCGATACCACCAAGCGCATGGTTTTTTCCTGAACGCGCCAAGATTGGTAGTATCGAAATTGGCGGCATGACCGAGGATGAAGCCTTAGCCGCTTTGCAAGCAGCCTATCCCAACCCCACTTTGACCTTGACCAACCCAGTTTTGCTTGAGCCAATCAAACTCGATGGTCAACAACTTGGCTATCAGCTTGATTTTGCTCAAGCCTTGCGCGATGCCCGCGACCTAGCCGAAAAGCAAATTCCAATTCGCTTAGTAGTCAATGCCTCGTTCGATCAGCAATTGCTCAATCAAACGCTTGGCGACATTGAGCAGGCCGTAGCTATCTCGCCAACAGTTAGCTATGATCGATCGGTCTATGCCTTTGTACTGACCCCAGGCTTGACGCTTGATCGCACAGCCTTGGTAGCCGAAATTACCCAAACCTTGCAACTTAGTCAGACTGATCCGCTGTTGATTCCAACCAACCCAGTTACTGCGAATTTGCAAGCGAGTCCCGAGCAATTAACTGCTGCATTGGCTGATCGTGAGGCTGAGTGGGATGGCGTGGTCGGCATCTCAGTCTATGATATGAAAACCGAGCAATGGTTCGATTATCAAGCCAATACGGTATTCTCGGGCATGAGTGTGCTGAAAATTCCCATTCTGTTACAAGCATTTCTCAGTCGTGAAAGCTTCACCAAAAACCAATATGCCATGATCGATCTGATGATTGGCGATAGCGATAATGAAGCTTCCAACGATTTGCTGGCTATGATCGGCGATGGCGATAGCTTGGAAGGTGCATACATTCTTGATCAAACTTTAACTGATATTCTAGGCTTAGAATATACGACCTTGGCAGCACCATTTGAGTCGATCGATTATCTCTCAAACGTGCAGGGCGTAGAAATTCCCCAACGGGGTCAAGAAGGCGCTCGGCCATACACCGATGCTGATCCCTACGTGCGCTCGTCGCCGCGCGAGATGGCCCAAGTTGTTTTGGCGATTGTCGAGTGTAGCCAAGGCCAAGGGGTTTTGCTGGAAGTCAAGAATAGTTTGCTCAGCCCTGAACGCTGCGCTGAAATGTTGGAAATTTTAAGCCGTAACAAAGATACCAACAAAATTGTGGCAGGTGTCGCTGAAGGCAGTTTTGTGGCCCATAAAAGCGGCTGGATCGACGATGCTCGTGCTGATGCGGGCTATGTGCGCGATCCCAATGGCGATCAGTACATTGTAGCCATGTGGATTTGGCAAGACACTGACTATATTGATACGCCAGTTTCAGATCCACTACTCGCCGATCTTTCGCGGATCATCTATACTGCACGCCATCCACAAATTCGCTAG
- a CDS encoding LacI family DNA-binding transcriptional regulator has protein sequence MAHDHEPAKTHRITISTVAAALGVAVSTVSNAYNRPDQLSAELRERVLAVAAELGYPGPNPVARSLRQQRAGAVGVLFAERLPYAFRDPAVLMVLEGIATTLEQAGLGLLLVPGRDDDTTTVQQALVDGFIVYSMMETDPLVQAALKRRLPTVLLDQPPRPDVPSIIVDDEAGARMATEHLLSLGHRQFAIITDRLVESNLRPSSDPINVHDQSEPTFFVTQLRLQGYRQPLEAAGIDWRSVPIYDCNDNNEADGAAAIQILLTHNPRPTAILCLTDRLALGAIAGAQQAGYQVPQQLSIVGFDDIPQANQSVPSLTTIRQDHRQKGLSAGQALIELLAGQSPTSYQRLAVELVVRDSTAAI, from the coding sequence GTGGCACATGATCACGAACCCGCCAAGACCCATCGGATCACCATTAGCACCGTTGCCGCTGCTTTAGGGGTCGCTGTCTCGACCGTTTCCAACGCCTACAATCGACCTGACCAACTTTCAGCGGAGCTACGTGAACGCGTGCTGGCAGTCGCTGCCGAGCTTGGCTACCCTGGGCCAAACCCAGTTGCTCGCAGTTTACGCCAACAACGGGCTGGCGCGGTCGGGGTGCTGTTTGCCGAACGACTGCCCTATGCCTTTCGTGATCCGGCGGTGTTGATGGTGCTTGAGGGCATTGCGACTACGCTCGAACAAGCAGGGCTTGGTTTATTGCTTGTGCCAGGTCGCGACGACGACACCACCACCGTCCAACAAGCCTTAGTCGATGGCTTTATTGTCTATTCGATGATGGAAACTGACCCCTTGGTGCAAGCTGCGCTGAAGCGTCGTTTGCCAACGGTGCTGCTTGATCAACCGCCGCGCCCTGATGTGCCTTCGATTATTGTTGATGATGAAGCTGGCGCACGCATGGCCACCGAACATCTATTGAGCCTTGGCCATCGCCAATTTGCAATTATCACCGATCGCTTGGTCGAATCGAATTTGCGCCCATCGAGCGACCCAATTAATGTGCATGATCAAAGCGAACCAACCTTTTTCGTCACCCAATTACGCTTGCAAGGCTACCGCCAGCCGCTTGAAGCAGCGGGCATCGATTGGCGCAGCGTGCCAATTTACGATTGCAACGATAACAACGAGGCCGATGGCGCAGCAGCAATTCAAATTTTGCTGACCCACAACCCGCGCCCAACCGCTATTCTCTGTTTGACCGATCGTTTAGCTTTGGGGGCAATCGCTGGAGCGCAACAAGCGGGCTATCAAGTTCCGCAACAGCTTTCAATCGTGGGCTTTGATGATATTCCTCAAGCCAACCAAAGCGTGCCGAGCTTAACCACCATTCGCCAAGATCACCGCCAAAAGGGCTTATCGGCGGGTCAAGCCTTGATTGAACTGCTGGCAGGCCAAAGCCCAACCAGCTATCAACGGCTGGCGGTCGAGTTAGTAGTGCGCGATTCAACTGCCGCGATTTAA